In a single window of the Nicotiana tomentosiformis chromosome 10, ASM39032v3, whole genome shotgun sequence genome:
- the LOC138900228 gene encoding uncharacterized protein — protein sequence MDINERFGQSNGCKYIQLQREISSTFQGSSDIATYFTKMRSLWDELNSAYVGPLPKFIEDQYLFQFLSGLNDSYSIAKSSILMMSLYPSISKAYSLLQQDESQKETHLSWESSYSPIALKTFEAPVHGFSKEQYSHLMTLLQQTHISPNYTPASPAANSSGYAYFAGVSYLPVEKMHSLAHSLSASFNSGPSLKRPLKIGKEAHGFYFLLPDMPLLSAHDSSVDSSNASSALSILKTFTSMVKVHFNYSIQSFRSDNAYEAKTFFAHNGILHQTTIPHTPQQNGVIERKHKHLLETSRALLFQFNLPTKYWGDCVLTATYLINRLPYYVLDNSSPIEKLHDTPPSYDHLRSFGCLCFTTTPKPGRDKFQSRAIASVFIGYPCGKKGYKLLNLSNHSILFSRDVQFHESIFPNSSSLPSSIFPVSFPDSSDIPASSSPIISPSLTPGFTSEPTPSSTPPTISPISRSNSPISLFSSTSSPLPVPSIPLFRKSTRVHQPPAHLADYVCNSALPSASLSTQPKVLSTDMLVHEPQFYQQAVSRHIW from the exons ATGGACATAAATGAAAGATTTGGACAATCTAATGGGTGTAAGTATATTCAACTCCAACGGGAGATCAGTTCTACCTTTCAAGGGTCTTCTGATATAGCCACCTACTTCACTAAGATGAGAAGTCTGTGGGATGAGTTGAACTCTGCATATGTTGGGCCCCTGCCAAAATTCATTGAAGATCAATATCTCTTTCAGTTCCTAAGTGGACTGAATGATTCCTACTCAATAGCTAAAAGTAGCATCCTTATGATGTCCCTATATCCTTCAATCAGTAAAGCTTATTCTCTTCTACAACAAGATGAAAGTCAGAAGGAGACTCATCTCTCCTGG GAATCATCTTACTCTCCTATTGCTCTCAAAACATTTGAGGCTCCAGTTCATGGGTTCAGCAAAGAACAATATAGCCATCTCATGACCTTACTCCAACAGACACATATTTCTCCCAACTATACTCCTGCTAGTCCTGCTGCAAACAGTAGTGGATATGCTTATTTTGCAGGTGTGTCATATCTTCCAGTAGAGAAAATGCATTCTTTAGCTCATTCTTTGTCTGCATCTTTTAATTCA GGCCCTTCTCTGAAGAGGCCATTGAAAATTGGTAAAGAGGCTCATGGATTTTATTTTCTACTGCCAGACATGCCTTTACTTTCTGCCCATGATTcttctgttgattctagtaatgcTT CCAGTGCCTTGTCTATTCTCAAAACTTTCACTTCCATGGTTAAGGTTCACTTTAATTACTCTATTCAATCCTTCAGATCAGATAATGCATATGAAGCAAAGACCTTTTTTGCTCATAATGGCATCCTCCACCAGACCACTATACCACATACCCCCCAACAGAATGGAGTTATTGAAAGAAAACATAAGCATTTGTTAGAAACCTCTAGAGCTTTATTGTTCCAGTTCAATCTTCCTACTAAATATTGGGGTGATTGTGTTCTCACTGCTACCTACCTAATTAATAGATTACCTTATTATGTTTTAGATAATTCATCTCCTATTGAAAAACTGCATGACACACCACCTTCTTATGATCATTTGCGATCTTTTGGATGCCTTTGTTTTACAACTACACCCAAACCTGGTAGAGATAAGTTTCAATCTAGGGCAATTGCATCTGTTTTTATAGGATACCCATGTGGCAAGAAAGGTTACAAACTACTTAACCTCTCCAACCATTCTATTTTGTTTTCAAGGGATGTacaatttcatgaatctatttttCCCAATTCTTCCTCTCTTCCTTCCTCTATTTTCCCTGTATCTTTTCCTGATTCTTCAGATATTCCTGCTTCATCCTCTCCTATAATTTCTCCTTCTCTCACACCTGGTTTCACATCTGAACCCACTCCTTCTTCCACTCCTCCTACTATCTCTCCTATCTCTCGTTCTAATTCTCCAATTTCCTTATTTTCCTCTACTTCCTCTCCTTTACCAGTTCCTTCTATTCCACTCTTTAGGAAGTCCACCAGAGTTCATCAACCTCCTGCTCATTTGGCAGATTATGTATGTAATTCTGCACTTCCTTCAGCTTCTCTCTCTACTCAGCCCAAAGTTCTCTCTACTGATATGCTAGTGCATGAACCTCAGTTCTACCAGCAGGCTGTTTCTCGCCATATTTGGTAG